The Lactuca sativa cultivar Salinas chromosome 2, Lsat_Salinas_v11, whole genome shotgun sequence genome includes a window with the following:
- the LOC111889076 gene encoding bifunctional aspartate aminotransferase and glutamate/aspartate-prephenate aminotransferase-like isoform X2, with amino-acid sequence MIQFHFKFDHFSVFLSFVWLLENLIFTPRLLSLTYLLISRATKNAIPEGYTRYTSNAGTHELQTAICKKLKEENHIPYTPYEIVVSHGARQSLLQAFLAICSLGDEVIIPAPFLVIYKRLLLL; translated from the exons ATGATACAGTTTCACTTCAAATTTGATCATTTTTCT GTGTTCCTGTCATTCGTTTGGCTACTGGAGAATCTGATTTTCACACCCCGCCTATTATCGCTGACGTACCTGCTGATTTCAAGA gcTACAAAAAATGCAATTCCTGAAGGTTACACAAGGTATACATCTAATGCAGGTACCCATGAACTACAAACAGCAATATGCAAGAAATTGAAGG AGGAGAATCATATTCCTTATACACCTTATGAAATTGTGGTTAGTCATGGGGCAAGACAGAGTTTACTACAAGCATTTCTTGCTATTTGTTCCCTAGGAGACGAG GTTATAATTCCAGCTCCATTTTTG GTGATCTACAAAAGACTTCTATTGCTATGA
- the LOC111889076 gene encoding bifunctional aspartate aminotransferase and glutamate/aspartate-prephenate aminotransferase-like isoform X3 codes for MIQFHFKFDHFSKQVFLSFVWLLENLIFTPRLLSLTYLLISRATKNAIPEGYTRYTSNAGTHELQTAICKKLKEENHIPYTPYEIVVSHGARQSLLQAFLAICSLGDEVIYKRLLLL; via the exons ATGATACAGTTTCACTTCAAATTTGATCATTTTTCT AAGCAGGTGTTCCTGTCATTCGTTTGGCTACTGGAGAATCTGATTTTCACACCCCGCCTATTATCGCTGACGTACCTGCTGATTTCAAGA gcTACAAAAAATGCAATTCCTGAAGGTTACACAAGGTATACATCTAATGCAGGTACCCATGAACTACAAACAGCAATATGCAAGAAATTGAAGG AGGAGAATCATATTCCTTATACACCTTATGAAATTGTGGTTAGTCATGGGGCAAGACAGAGTTTACTACAAGCATTTCTTGCTATTTGTTCCCTAGGAGACGAG GTGATCTACAAAAGACTTCTATTGCTATGA
- the LOC111889076 gene encoding bifunctional aspartate aminotransferase and glutamate/aspartate-prephenate aminotransferase-like isoform X1 — MIQFHFKFDHFSKQVFLSFVWLLENLIFTPRLLSLTYLLISRATKNAIPEGYTRYTSNAGTHELQTAICKKLKEENHIPYTPYEIVVSHGARQSLLQAFLAICSLGDEVIIPAPFLVIYKRLLLL; from the exons ATGATACAGTTTCACTTCAAATTTGATCATTTTTCT AAGCAGGTGTTCCTGTCATTCGTTTGGCTACTGGAGAATCTGATTTTCACACCCCGCCTATTATCGCTGACGTACCTGCTGATTTCAAGA gcTACAAAAAATGCAATTCCTGAAGGTTACACAAGGTATACATCTAATGCAGGTACCCATGAACTACAAACAGCAATATGCAAGAAATTGAAGG AGGAGAATCATATTCCTTATACACCTTATGAAATTGTGGTTAGTCATGGGGCAAGACAGAGTTTACTACAAGCATTTCTTGCTATTTGTTCCCTAGGAGACGAG GTTATAATTCCAGCTCCATTTTTG GTGATCTACAAAAGACTTCTATTGCTATGA